A region from the Curtobacterium sp. MCBA15_012 genome encodes:
- a CDS encoding PIG-L family deacetylase translates to MPPSESAAVSASASAGAPASASVAVSASASVGVPSRASVAGPHGRRRAGLASLLGAVLAATALVTALVVGVPGAAQRADAAAGASCAAGSVLNVVAHPDDDLLFQGTQLRSDIEAGRCVRSVVVTAGDAGYPRWYWGERQTGLMAAYAGIAGVPSDWTTGSTVVAGHTVHTETLTAAPRISLVFLELPDGNIEGNGFWADGYQSLEHLYEGSLDAIDSVADATHPTSYTLSDLRATLLALVRWTAPSSIHTLDHEGSYGDGDHSDHHTVAYLTDEVQRASGTSHGFTGFMGYPIADRPANLTAAQTDAKAGAFFTYAAHDDQTCTSRAACADRWEDAWFSRQYTVGTPATDPGTTPDPGSGSTPGTGTGTPGTEPTTTNVAGSAVVTASAENPADGQTARKAVDGVVSGYPEAPTAEWVAPGGGAGTWIQLDWPAGAAGAAGAAGTAGGAGAAGTAAGGTGGTAAAGVALQAVELADRPNTDDQVTAGTLTFSDGSSVAVPSLPNGGTVQRVSFTSRQVTWVRFTITAVSATTKNTGLAELRALAATTTATEPTPSTPSVNAARTAVVTASADNPADRQTAAKTADGVVSGWPADPSAEWAAPGGGVGTWVQDDWPSGVALQSVDLADRPNTDDRVTGGTLTFSDGSSVAVPALPDDGTVTSVAFAARQVTWMRFTVTGVSGTTKNTGLAELRAWTVPTGTGTGTGTGTGSTPPSSTPRDVTAAAAPTASSDNPADGQTVAKAVDGVVSGWPDRADAEWVAPGGGTGTWLRLDWTSPVTLRRIVLHDRPNTVDRVTGGTLTFSDGTSVAVDALPDDGAPATVEFTPRSVTWVRFTVDRVAAGTENAGLAEFRAWAAS, encoded by the coding sequence ATGCCGCCGAGTGAGTCGGCCGCCGTGTCGGCGAGTGCGTCGGCCGGCGCGCCGGCGAGTGCGTCGGTCGCCGTGTCGGCGAGTGCGTCGGTCGGAGTGCCGTCGCGTGCGTCGGTCGCGGGACCGCACGGCCGCCGTCGGGCAGGGCTCGCGTCCCTGCTCGGCGCGGTCCTCGCGGCGACCGCGCTCGTCACGGCCCTGGTCGTGGGCGTGCCCGGAGCCGCCCAGCGGGCCGACGCAGCCGCCGGTGCGAGCTGCGCCGCCGGCTCGGTGCTGAACGTCGTCGCCCACCCCGACGACGACCTGCTCTTCCAGGGCACCCAGCTCCGCTCTGACATCGAGGCGGGCCGGTGCGTCCGCTCCGTCGTGGTCACGGCGGGGGACGCCGGGTACCCGCGCTGGTACTGGGGCGAGCGGCAGACCGGCCTGATGGCGGCGTACGCCGGCATCGCCGGTGTGCCGTCCGACTGGACGACCGGGTCGACGGTCGTGGCCGGACACACCGTGCACACCGAGACGCTCACGGCGGCGCCGCGGATCAGCCTGGTGTTCCTCGAGCTGCCGGACGGCAACATCGAGGGCAACGGGTTCTGGGCCGACGGCTACCAGAGCCTCGAGCACCTGTACGAGGGGTCGCTCGACGCGATCGACTCGGTCGCCGACGCGACCCACCCGACGTCGTACACGCTGTCCGACCTGCGGGCGACCCTGCTCGCGCTCGTGCGGTGGACCGCGCCGTCGTCGATCCACACGCTCGACCACGAGGGGTCCTACGGCGACGGCGACCACAGCGACCACCACACCGTCGCGTACCTGACCGACGAGGTGCAGCGGGCGTCCGGCACCTCGCACGGGTTCACCGGGTTCATGGGCTACCCCATCGCCGACCGGCCGGCCAACCTGACCGCCGCGCAGACGGACGCCAAGGCCGGTGCGTTCTTCACCTACGCGGCCCACGACGACCAGACCTGCACGTCGCGTGCCGCCTGCGCGGACCGCTGGGAGGACGCCTGGTTCAGTCGCCAGTACACCGTCGGCACGCCGGCGACCGACCCGGGCACGACGCCCGACCCCGGTTCCGGGTCCACGCCCGGGACCGGGACGGGCACCCCGGGGACGGAGCCGACGACCACGAACGTCGCCGGCAGTGCAGTCGTCACCGCGAGCGCCGAGAACCCGGCCGACGGACAGACGGCACGGAAGGCCGTCGACGGCGTCGTGAGCGGGTACCCGGAGGCCCCCACCGCCGAGTGGGTGGCGCCGGGCGGGGGAGCGGGGACGTGGATCCAGCTCGACTGGCCCGCGGGGGCGGCTGGCGCTGCCGGAGCCGCGGGGACCGCTGGCGGTGCCGGGGCCGCGGGGACCGCTGCCGGTGGCACGGGTGGCACAGCTGCCGCGGGCGTCGCCCTGCAGGCGGTCGAGCTCGCGGACCGTCCGAACACCGACGACCAGGTCACCGCCGGGACGCTGACGTTCTCCGACGGGTCGAGCGTGGCGGTCCCGTCCCTGCCGAACGGCGGCACGGTGCAGCGCGTCAGCTTCACCTCCCGCCAGGTGACCTGGGTGCGCTTCACGATCACCGCGGTGAGCGCGACCACGAAGAACACCGGCCTGGCCGAGCTCCGAGCCCTCGCCGCGACCACCACCGCCACCGAGCCGACGCCGTCGACCCCGTCGGTGAACGCCGCCCGCACGGCCGTCGTGACCGCGAGCGCCGACAACCCGGCCGACCGACAGACCGCCGCGAAGACGGCCGACGGCGTCGTGTCCGGGTGGCCCGCCGACCCCTCCGCCGAGTGGGCGGCACCGGGCGGTGGCGTCGGCACCTGGGTGCAGGACGACTGGCCGTCCGGCGTCGCCCTGCAGTCCGTCGACCTGGCGGACCGTCCGAACACCGACGACCGTGTCACCGGCGGGACCCTCACGTTCTCGGACGGCTCGAGCGTCGCGGTCCCCGCCCTGCCGGACGACGGCACCGTGACGAGCGTCGCGTTCGCCGCGCGCCAGGTCACCTGGATGCGCTTCACGGTCACGGGCGTGAGCGGCACCACGAAGAACACCGGCCTCGCCGAGCTCCGAGCCTGGACCGTCCCCACCGGCACCGGCACCGGCACCGGCACCGGGACGGGGTCGACACCGCCGTCCTCGACACCGCGTGACGTCACGGCGGCCGCCGCGCCGACCGCGTCGTCCGACAACCCGGCCGACGGCCAGACCGTCGCGAAGGCGGTCGACGGCGTCGTGTCCGGGTGGCCGGACCGCGCCGACGCGGAGTGGGTCGCGCCGGGCGGCGGGACCGGCACGTGGCTGCGCCTCGACTGGACCAGCCCGGTCACCCTGCGACGGATCGTGCTGCACGACCGTCCGAACACCGTCGACCGGGTGACCGGCGGCACCCTGACGTTCTCGGACGGCACGAGCGTCGCGGTCGACGCACTGCCGGACGACGGGGCGCCCGCCACCGTCGAGTTCACCCCGCGGTCGGTGACGTGGGTGCGGTTCACGGTGGACCGGGTCGCCGCCGGCACGGAGAACGCCGGGCTCGCCGAGTTCCGCGCCTGGGCGGCGTCGTGA
- a CDS encoding glycosyltransferase has protein sequence MTRSTVTRELRPVVHSALVPTWDGALWVGEVDRAVLRAAGPRDAIALEGAAGYRRARLLVRDHGEPVGFVETDVVARRRTGASLDARSLERAARHLPVPARRPAADQALPSVTAVLCTDGAAADTMRSVLASTGVHLDVVVVSARADGPGTTTIDGRRVTTVPAPAGGLAAARNAGLLLAEGDVVAFVAEGALMDPAWASALATAFAADPDVACVTGPAPSAELRTPAQRWHDEHHGGGRTVARRVFRADDERGTGARHPFAAADYGTGANLAVRRLAALGIGGFDTAFGPGTHVGAGDDLDLFTRLLVAGHAIAVEPAAVAWQRTPDDVASLRRTAAAHGHGLGAWMTKNALDRDTLVATVDAAPDALSAFARLGLAPAGTPAGTTDVVGGRAVGDDGVEAEYAATSRRLRRVEQRSVVTGPVRALAERLRGGGTLTRTAHGRHGLAEAGAELPRAAGTMGPLARLVAAAVVVLTLVAAAAGAALEMPTLRGAAIGTFLFAVVGVAPVLLLRPMPLARFALFSVTTSIVATIAIGYTMATVGVWVPAVPFAVVVVLTAAIVAGTVLRDAQDLHRVLLARSVAGRAGRTVRSWWGTWTTTRSVTVASVVGVGIVVVAALTHVGDPVPAGLFGSLGIGLPVGLAVLVAAAVVALVRGRGAAVPVVALGGVVQLAQAITYGMPTVTAAARHIGVLEYIRQFGRTNPAADIFQTWSGLFAGGACVADVGGIVNAMTIAAWVPVLLAFATTLGIGVLAANWLPGTRRPWVAALLTAMTGSLNTTYFSPQSTGILLSVVVLVLATCPLRRVTVTGRDGTPVRALRPRAVTASRVVGIALISVVLAVTHQISPYLTVAALVTLLVFKLTKPWWLPVVVLVPAVVFAVLNGSVLDRFLSLAAVGRVLDNVQPPSHDMTVLPKPLVTRLAFDVPAAALVLLGIAAVVTVLVRRDRLHWGMLAAAASPISLLVATNYGQEGIFRVVLFATPWIAVLAAALPGPSGRFAGVDRVLRRAARPVGVRFAAVGAAVALLVAVGAFGQTALDWNRVMTRSQSEATQLYDRTAPKGSVMLLTGSANAVPSNTGARYFDVGYLSREALGPYPSDTDYDAQQDVSDLTRRLVTDWTATKYYALVAQPFGAYDERYGYQSEADYRELADAMASSPYWERVWSSGSTAMYELTPAGMRHAAE, from the coding sequence GTGACCCGCTCGACCGTCACCCGGGAGCTCCGTCCCGTCGTCCACAGCGCGCTCGTCCCGACCTGGGACGGTGCGCTGTGGGTCGGCGAGGTGGACCGTGCGGTCCTGCGGGCCGCCGGGCCGCGGGACGCCATCGCGCTGGAGGGCGCCGCCGGCTACCGTCGGGCGCGCCTGCTGGTCCGTGACCACGGCGAGCCGGTCGGCTTCGTCGAGACCGACGTCGTCGCACGACGTCGCACCGGGGCGTCCCTCGACGCCCGCAGCCTCGAGCGCGCGGCACGGCACCTGCCCGTCCCCGCCCGACGGCCGGCCGCTGATCAGGCGTTGCCGTCCGTCACCGCGGTGCTGTGCACCGACGGGGCCGCCGCGGACACCATGCGGTCGGTGCTCGCGAGCACGGGCGTCCACCTGGACGTCGTGGTCGTGTCCGCACGAGCCGACGGCCCCGGGACGACGACGATCGACGGGCGCCGGGTCACCACCGTGCCGGCGCCGGCCGGCGGTCTCGCGGCCGCCCGCAACGCCGGCCTGCTGCTCGCGGAGGGAGACGTCGTCGCGTTCGTCGCCGAGGGCGCGCTGATGGACCCCGCGTGGGCGTCCGCCCTCGCCACCGCCTTCGCCGCGGACCCGGACGTCGCCTGCGTCACCGGCCCCGCGCCGAGCGCCGAGCTCCGCACGCCCGCACAGCGCTGGCACGACGAGCACCACGGCGGCGGCCGGACCGTCGCGCGCCGGGTGTTCCGCGCCGACGACGAACGCGGCACCGGTGCCCGGCACCCGTTCGCCGCGGCCGACTACGGGACCGGCGCGAACCTCGCGGTCCGCCGTCTCGCCGCCCTCGGGATCGGCGGGTTCGACACCGCCTTCGGTCCCGGCACCCACGTCGGTGCCGGTGACGACCTCGACCTCTTCACACGACTGCTCGTCGCGGGACACGCGATCGCCGTCGAACCCGCCGCCGTCGCCTGGCAGCGGACCCCGGACGACGTCGCGTCGCTCCGGCGGACCGCCGCGGCGCACGGCCACGGACTCGGAGCCTGGATGACCAAGAACGCCCTCGACCGCGACACCCTCGTCGCCACGGTCGACGCCGCCCCCGACGCGCTGAGCGCCTTCGCACGCCTCGGGCTCGCACCCGCCGGCACGCCCGCCGGGACCACGGACGTGGTCGGCGGTCGAGCCGTCGGCGACGACGGGGTCGAGGCCGAGTACGCCGCGACGAGCCGTCGCCTGCGCCGCGTCGAGCAGCGCTCGGTGGTCACCGGCCCGGTGCGCGCGCTGGCCGAGCGCCTGCGCGGCGGAGGGACCCTCACCCGCACCGCACACGGTCGCCACGGGCTGGCCGAGGCCGGAGCCGAGCTGCCGCGCGCCGCCGGGACCATGGGGCCGCTCGCCCGGCTCGTCGCCGCCGCGGTCGTCGTGCTGACCCTCGTCGCCGCGGCCGCCGGCGCGGCCCTGGAGATGCCGACCCTCCGGGGCGCCGCGATCGGCACGTTCCTGTTCGCCGTGGTCGGGGTCGCGCCGGTGCTCCTGCTGCGTCCGATGCCGCTCGCCCGCTTCGCGTTGTTCTCGGTCACGACGTCGATCGTCGCCACGATCGCGATCGGCTACACGATGGCGACCGTGGGCGTGTGGGTGCCCGCGGTGCCCTTCGCGGTGGTGGTCGTCCTGACGGCGGCGATCGTCGCCGGCACCGTGCTCCGCGACGCGCAGGACCTGCACCGGGTGCTCCTCGCGCGTTCCGTCGCCGGCCGCGCGGGCAGGACGGTCCGGTCGTGGTGGGGGACGTGGACGACGACCCGCTCGGTCACCGTCGCCTCGGTGGTCGGCGTCGGGATCGTCGTCGTCGCCGCGCTCACGCACGTCGGGGACCCGGTGCCCGCCGGCCTGTTCGGTTCGCTCGGCATCGGTCTGCCCGTCGGCCTGGCGGTCCTCGTGGCCGCCGCGGTCGTGGCGCTCGTCCGTGGCCGCGGCGCCGCCGTGCCCGTGGTCGCGCTGGGCGGGGTCGTGCAGCTGGCGCAGGCGATCACCTACGGCATGCCGACGGTCACCGCGGCCGCGCGACACATCGGTGTCCTCGAGTACATCCGGCAGTTCGGGCGCACGAACCCCGCCGCCGACATCTTCCAGACGTGGTCCGGCCTGTTCGCCGGCGGCGCGTGTGTGGCCGACGTCGGCGGCATCGTCAACGCGATGACGATCGCCGCCTGGGTGCCCGTGCTCCTGGCGTTCGCCACCACGCTCGGCATCGGCGTGCTCGCGGCGAACTGGCTGCCCGGCACCCGTCGCCCGTGGGTGGCCGCCCTGCTCACCGCGATGACCGGGTCGCTCAACACGACCTACTTCTCGCCGCAGTCGACCGGCATCCTGCTCTCCGTCGTCGTGCTCGTGCTCGCCACCTGCCCCCTGCGCCGCGTGACGGTGACCGGCCGCGACGGGACGCCCGTGCGTGCACTCCGACCCCGCGCGGTGACGGCCTCGCGCGTCGTCGGCATCGCCCTGATCAGCGTCGTCCTCGCGGTCACGCACCAGATCTCGCCGTACCTCACCGTCGCGGCACTCGTGACCCTGCTCGTGTTCAAGCTCACGAAGCCGTGGTGGCTGCCGGTCGTCGTGCTCGTGCCTGCGGTGGTCTTCGCGGTGCTGAACGGCAGCGTCCTCGACCGCTTCCTGTCACTCGCCGCCGTCGGGCGCGTGCTCGACAACGTGCAGCCGCCGTCGCACGACATGACGGTCCTGCCGAAGCCGCTCGTGACCCGGTTGGCGTTCGACGTGCCCGCCGCGGCGCTCGTGCTGCTCGGGATCGCCGCGGTCGTCACGGTGCTCGTCCGGCGTGACCGCCTGCACTGGGGCATGCTCGCGGCTGCTGCGAGCCCGATCTCGCTGCTCGTCGCCACGAACTACGGGCAGGAGGGCATCTTCCGGGTCGTCCTGTTCGCCACGCCGTGGATCGCGGTGCTCGCCGCCGCGCTGCCGGGCCCGTCCGGCCGCTTCGCCGGGGTCGACCGCGTCCTGCGCCGTGCGGCACGGCCGGTCGGTGTCCGCTTCGCCGCGGTCGGCGCCGCGGTCGCGCTGCTGGTCGCCGTGGGCGCCTTCGGGCAGACCGCCCTCGACTGGAACCGGGTGATGACCCGCAGCCAGTCCGAGGCGACGCAGCTGTACGACCGGACCGCGCCGAAGGGCTCGGTGATGCTGCTCACCGGTTCGGCGAACGCCGTGCCGAGCAACACCGGCGCCCGGTACTTCGACGTCGGCTACCTGTCCCGCGAGGCGCTCGGGCCGTACCCGTCGGACACCGACTACGACGCGCAGCAGGACGTCTCGGACCTGACCCGGCGGCTCGTCACCGACTGGACCGCGACGAAGTACTACGCCCTGGTCGCCCAGCCCTTCGGCGCGTACGACGAGCGCTACGGCTACCAGTCCGAGGCCGACTACCGCGAGCTGGCCGACGCGATGGCCTCGTCGCCGTACTGGGAGCGGGTCTGGTCGTCCGGTTCGACCGCGATGTACGAGCTCACCCCGGCCGGGATGCGGCATGCCGCCGAGTGA
- a CDS encoding glycosyltransferase family 2 protein, which produces MTSVAVVICAYTQLRWGDLQDSVESARRQPEAPEVVVVIDHEPELFARARARWPELLVVENAEDRGLSGARNTGVASTEADVVAFLDDDATADADWLGHMLAALEDPQVVGVGGHATPSWPTTTGSGPYVGELLWIVGCSYTGLPEVAGDVRNVIGASMAFRRESILRAGGFRSGIGRVGNQPLGCEETELCIRIAAIQPGARIRHEPRSNVSHRVSPDRVTMRYLLRRSYYEGISKAVLSRRVGTGDALSSESTYLTRVIPRAVLRELRHVGRGGLGRAGAVVASVVTTIAGYAVGRVLGGVVVAAPAPQPVRQPIGTP; this is translated from the coding sequence ATGACGTCCGTCGCGGTCGTGATCTGCGCCTACACGCAGCTGCGCTGGGGCGACCTGCAGGACAGCGTGGAGTCCGCCCGACGCCAGCCGGAGGCCCCCGAGGTCGTCGTGGTCATCGACCACGAGCCCGAGCTGTTCGCCCGGGCGCGCGCACGCTGGCCCGAGCTGCTCGTCGTCGAGAACGCCGAGGACCGCGGCCTGTCCGGCGCGCGGAACACGGGCGTCGCGAGCACCGAGGCCGACGTCGTGGCGTTCCTCGACGACGACGCCACGGCCGACGCCGACTGGCTCGGTCACATGCTCGCCGCGCTCGAGGACCCGCAGGTCGTCGGGGTCGGCGGACACGCGACGCCGTCCTGGCCGACCACCACCGGCTCCGGGCCGTACGTCGGCGAGCTCCTCTGGATCGTCGGCTGCAGCTACACCGGGCTGCCCGAGGTGGCCGGGGACGTCCGCAACGTGATCGGCGCGAGCATGGCGTTCCGACGCGAGTCGATCCTGCGCGCGGGCGGCTTCCGGTCGGGCATCGGCCGGGTCGGCAACCAGCCGCTCGGCTGCGAGGAGACGGAGCTCTGCATCCGCATCGCCGCGATCCAGCCCGGTGCCCGGATCCGGCACGAGCCGCGGTCGAACGTGTCGCACCGGGTCTCGCCCGACCGCGTCACCATGCGCTACCTGCTGCGCCGCAGCTACTACGAGGGCATCTCGAAGGCTGTCCTCAGTCGCCGGGTCGGGACCGGGGACGCGCTCTCGAGCGAGTCCACCTACCTGACGCGGGTCATCCCGCGTGCCGTGCTCCGCGAGCTCCGGCACGTGGGGCGCGGCGGGCTGGGTCGGGCCGGCGCGGTCGTCGCCTCCGTCGTCACGACGATCGCGGGCTACGCGGTCGGTCGCGTCCTCGGCGGTGTCGTGGTCGCCGCACCGGCCCCGCAGCCGGTGCGTCAGCCGATCGGCACACCGTGA
- a CDS encoding glycosyltransferase family 4 protein, with protein MTHRPSPARSASPGSSPAASASPGSSPAASAAPGPSPAAPGRALRIGGLVSGLALTGGLERCVLEDTRALVAAGHTVELWHRDSTAARAGEGRAAYDGLGVRLLEATDPRFGIRTALRDTLRFAREGLRLRRAGYDVLWLNRPEYLPYGRVVSAVSGIPLAVHLHHAPNYGRLGPIAGGRSRFLAVSHAMARAWAAAGTPVDKITVVPNGVDTDAFPPATAEQAAAARRTLGIDTDRPVVLYYGRLSRSKGVVALLEAWQLVLADAARRSAAAPVAAGSGPAAHDAAVPASSVPLLVLAGALYPEERGPVGRAVDALPAGSVLVLPERDDVLPLLHAADLVVAPSIEPEGFGRTVVEAMSAGVPAVAAASGGTAEVLADEWERFTVDPTDTAALARTVTAALDEATTDPTLPARCRAWVRERYDRAPHERALLDALVTHAR; from the coding sequence GTGACCCACCGCCCGTCCCCGGCGCGCTCCGCCTCCCCGGGCTCGTCCCCGGCGGCCTCCGCCTCCCCGGGCTCGTCCCCAGCGGCCTCCGCCGCCCCGGGTCCGTCCCCGGCGGCACCGGGACGGGCGCTGCGCATCGGCGGGCTCGTCAGCGGGCTCGCGCTCACCGGCGGCCTCGAACGGTGCGTGCTCGAGGACACCCGTGCGCTCGTCGCCGCGGGCCACACGGTCGAGCTCTGGCACCGCGACAGCACCGCGGCCCGCGCCGGTGAGGGCCGCGCGGCCTACGACGGCCTCGGGGTCCGGCTCCTGGAGGCGACCGACCCGCGCTTCGGCATCAGGACGGCGCTGCGCGACACGCTGCGCTTCGCCCGCGAGGGGCTCCGGCTCCGTCGCGCCGGGTACGACGTGCTGTGGCTGAACCGGCCCGAGTACCTGCCCTACGGCCGTGTCGTGTCCGCCGTGTCCGGGATCCCCCTCGCGGTGCACCTGCACCACGCCCCGAACTACGGACGGCTCGGTCCGATCGCCGGCGGCCGGTCGCGGTTCCTCGCGGTCTCGCACGCGATGGCGCGGGCGTGGGCCGCCGCCGGGACGCCCGTCGACAAGATCACGGTGGTCCCGAACGGCGTCGACACCGACGCCTTCCCACCCGCGACCGCCGAGCAGGCGGCTGCCGCCCGACGCACGCTCGGCATCGACACCGACCGACCCGTCGTCCTGTACTACGGGCGGCTCAGCCGGTCGAAGGGTGTCGTCGCACTGCTCGAAGCCTGGCAGCTCGTGCTCGCCGACGCCGCACGGCGGTCGGCGGCGGCCCCGGTGGCCGCGGGCTCCGGTCCGGCGGCGCACGACGCCGCCGTCCCCGCGTCGTCGGTGCCCCTGCTCGTCCTCGCCGGGGCGCTCTACCCCGAGGAGCGCGGTCCGGTCGGCCGCGCCGTCGACGCCCTGCCCGCGGGCAGCGTGCTCGTCCTCCCCGAGCGGGACGACGTCCTGCCGCTCCTGCACGCAGCCGACCTCGTCGTCGCGCCGTCGATCGAGCCCGAGGGGTTCGGCCGCACGGTCGTCGAGGCGATGTCCGCCGGCGTCCCCGCGGTCGCCGCGGCATCCGGTGGCACGGCGGAGGTCCTCGCCGACGAGTGGGAGCGGTTCACGGTCGACCCGACCGACACGGCCGCCCTCGCCCGGACCGTCACCGCGGCCCTCGACGAGGCCACCACCGACCCGACCCTGCCGGCACGGTGCCGGGCGTGGGTCCGGGAACGGTACGACCGGGCGCCGCACGAGCGCGCACTGCTCGACGCCCTCGTGACGCACGCGCGCTGA
- a CDS encoding lipopolysaccharide biosynthesis protein → MTLPQTRREARAAEGRVRPSSSGPLAPATGGTDDGREALVTPATAVATDPADGREASVTPATSAASDAAPGTGSSAVAKGSNALFGRGLLYVVVWSMQLVVSSLISPVLAHLMPPAEFGLLASAIALFQAFVVLSVAGLDQAAVLQRAEDGGDDRRARGLLVVGITTAVVVTGTALVTIPSWADAAGFVGAHPLLLVAVLWVAPAAIVQLSLSLLVAQDRIRVFAVTSLLSSVGGSIIGLGLLVWVSADATTYAWGGVVAQGVAMVIGIAATRPRIAGLFDRRTTARAFRLGIPVALGNLSYFVLNAGDRVVVQRLLGPDEVARYQIAYVVGSAVILLLTFTNQAWAPHFAALRDRAARRRLAVHARDELYAMLAPVLLAVTLVSPVALPVLAPASYRVQDLSVVVFVVALTALPVVASGATGRLLLVERKGVAVGVIAAGAGVLNIGANLVLVPLLGIVGAGLATVVAYTLLAVAQLLVLPDRREWVGPRARVVLPLVGALAVAGASLLLPQDTLWNVVRVVGVVACLPWFLRRLTTARGGAS, encoded by the coding sequence GTGACGCTGCCCCAGACCCGACGCGAGGCCCGCGCGGCCGAGGGACGGGTCCGCCCGTCCTCGTCCGGTCCGCTCGCCCCCGCCACGGGCGGCACGGACGACGGCCGGGAGGCGCTGGTCACCCCCGCCACGGCCGTCGCCACCGATCCCGCCGACGGCCGGGAGGCGTCGGTCACCCCCGCCACGTCGGCCGCGTCCGACGCGGCGCCCGGCACGGGCAGCAGCGCGGTCGCGAAGGGGTCGAACGCACTGTTCGGCCGCGGCCTGCTGTACGTCGTCGTGTGGTCGATGCAGCTCGTCGTTTCGTCGCTCATCTCGCCCGTGCTGGCGCACCTCATGCCGCCCGCCGAGTTCGGCCTGCTCGCCTCGGCCATCGCGCTGTTCCAGGCCTTCGTCGTGCTGTCCGTGGCCGGTCTCGACCAGGCGGCGGTCCTGCAACGTGCGGAGGACGGCGGCGACGACCGTCGTGCCCGCGGGCTGCTCGTCGTCGGCATCACGACCGCGGTGGTCGTCACCGGGACCGCCCTCGTCACGATCCCGTCGTGGGCCGACGCCGCCGGGTTCGTCGGCGCCCACCCGCTGCTCCTCGTCGCGGTCCTGTGGGTCGCCCCGGCCGCGATCGTCCAGCTCTCGCTGTCCCTGCTCGTCGCGCAGGACCGGATCCGGGTCTTCGCCGTCACGAGCCTGCTGTCCTCCGTCGGCGGTTCGATCATCGGTCTCGGCCTGCTCGTCTGGGTCAGCGCCGACGCGACCACCTACGCGTGGGGCGGCGTCGTCGCGCAGGGCGTCGCGATGGTGATCGGCATCGCGGCGACGCGGCCGCGCATCGCCGGGCTGTTCGACCGCCGCACCACCGCGCGCGCGTTCCGACTCGGGATCCCGGTCGCCCTCGGCAACCTGTCGTACTTCGTGCTCAACGCCGGGGACCGGGTCGTCGTGCAGCGGCTGCTCGGCCCGGACGAGGTCGCCCGCTACCAGATCGCCTACGTCGTCGGCTCCGCGGTGATCCTCCTCCTGACCTTCACGAACCAGGCCTGGGCACCGCACTTCGCCGCCCTCCGCGACCGCGCCGCACGCCGACGCCTCGCGGTGCACGCCCGTGACGAGCTCTACGCGATGCTCGCACCGGTGCTGCTCGCGGTGACGCTCGTGTCGCCGGTCGCCCTGCCGGTCCTGGCACCGGCGTCGTACCGGGTGCAGGACCTCAGCGTCGTCGTCTTCGTCGTCGCGTTGACCGCGCTCCCGGTCGTCGCCAGTGGAGCGACCGGTCGGCTGCTCCTCGTCGAGCGCAAGGGCGTCGCGGTCGGCGTGATCGCGGCCGGCGCGGGCGTGCTGAACATCGGCGCGAACCTCGTCCTCGTGCCGCTGCTCGGCATCGTCGGGGCCGGGCTCGCGACCGTCGTCGCCTACACGCTCCTGGCGGTCGCGCAGCTGCTCGTGCTGCCGGACCGCCGCGAGTGGGTCGGTCCGCGCGCGCGGGTGGTGCTGCCGCTGGTCGGTGCACTCGCCGTCGCCGGGGCCTCCCTGCTGCTCCCCCAGGACACCCTGTGGAACGTCGTCCGCGTGGTCGGTGTCGTCGCGTGCCTGCCGTGGTTCCTCCGTCGCCTCACGACCGCACGTGGAGGTGCATCGTGA
- a CDS encoding glycoside hydrolase family 16 protein, which yields MSDRTDTGAATGDVELPPPPTPGPAGARVDGDRAPVAHGAGSTRHGRGRRRGARRLALAAGALVVAAGSVVAATTGGGTAADPSGEAMPAADGGDWRRVFSEDFATPTATGAFESRYGERFSVYHGFADTAGTGRYSASALTARDGVLDVRLRTTAAGTPLAGGIVPLVDGRWGGQTAGRYSIRMRSDHVDGYGVAVLLWSDENVWADGEIDFPEGDLGTPAFLNVHCLADPAEKCIHHQTEASLADWHTYTIEWTPERMSFLVDGRVVGSTTEDIPTARMHLVVQAGSNGGVPPREAAGSLLVDWMTIDVPAPGRTPRATMPGAGAVGD from the coding sequence GTGAGCGACCGGACCGACACCGGGGCCGCGACGGGCGACGTCGAACTCCCGCCGCCCCCGACACCAGGACCGGCCGGGGCACGCGTCGACGGCGACCGTGCTCCCGTCGCCCACGGAGCGGGGTCGACCCGGCACGGACGCGGACGCCGACGCGGCGCACGACGGCTGGCGCTCGCCGCGGGGGCGCTCGTCGTCGCCGCCGGATCGGTCGTCGCGGCGACGACCGGCGGCGGGACCGCGGCCGACCCGAGCGGCGAGGCGATGCCCGCGGCCGACGGCGGAGACTGGCGGCGGGTGTTCTCCGAGGACTTCGCCACACCCACCGCGACCGGCGCGTTCGAGTCCCGGTACGGCGAGCGGTTCTCGGTGTACCACGGCTTCGCGGACACCGCGGGGACGGGCCGGTACTCCGCCTCGGCGCTCACCGCGCGAGACGGCGTGCTCGACGTCCGGCTGCGGACCACCGCGGCCGGCACGCCCCTGGCCGGCGGCATCGTCCCGCTCGTCGACGGTCGGTGGGGCGGCCAGACCGCCGGACGGTACAGCATCCGGATGCGGAGCGACCACGTCGACGGCTACGGGGTCGCGGTGCTGCTCTGGAGTGACGAGAACGTCTGGGCCGACGGCGAGATCGACTTCCCCGAGGGCGACCTCGGGACGCCCGCGTTCCTCAACGTGCACTGCCTCGCCGACCCCGCGGAGAAGTGCATCCACCACCAGACCGAGGCGTCGCTCGCGGACTGGCACACCTACACGATCGAGTGGACCCCCGAGCGGATGTCGTTCCTGGTGGACGGGCGCGTCGTGGGCAGCACCACGGAGGACATCCCCACCGCACGCATGCACCTCGTCGTGCAGGCCGGGTCGAACGGCGGGGTGCCGCCGCGCGAGGCCGCGGGGTCGCTGCTGGTCGACTGGATGACGATCGACGTGCCGGCCCCGGGGCGGACGCCGCGGGCGACCATGCCGGGTGCGGGCGCCGTCGGCGACTGA